The Engystomops pustulosus chromosome 1, aEngPut4.maternal, whole genome shotgun sequence genome has a window encoding:
- the OCIAD1 gene encoding OCIA domain-containing protein 1 encodes MDMNSPQANLSEQQPPPPGRMQSGYTPTEEETRVLRECNSESFWYRSLPISVVSMVATQTLILRGVLTASGRFGPFPKLAFAGAFGYIAGKISYIKECRAKFLRLENSPMGDMIRQGSRPQPQFPQHAAHPSEFSNTDITAQAPLQTFAPTATEPPPRVYNSEYETGAAEVPFSASMSESSPTGIGDNIVVEPEPILEETKQKPVTYDELRDQNRDSFHKAGLASSRAPVQEKKPWKEVKKNKYGDVWEE; translated from the exons ATGGACATGAACTCCCCACAGGCAAACCTCAGCGAGCAGCAGCCGCCGCCGCCCGGGAGGATGCAG agTGGCTACACTCCCACAGAAGAGGAGACAAGAGTCTTGAGAGAATGCAATTCTGAGAGCTTCTGGTACAGAT CTCTCCCCATCTCAGTTGTAAGCATGGTTGCCACACAGACCCTCATCCTCAGAG GGGTGCTGACTGCGTCTGGCAGATTCGGTCCTTTCCCAAAGCTAGCCT TTGCTGGTGCTTTTGGATACATAGCTGGAAAAATTTCATACATTAAAGAATGCCGGGCAAAGTTTCTGCGATTAGAGAATTCTCCAATGGGTGATATGATTCGGCAAGGATCAAGACCTCAACCACA ATTTCCCCAACATGCAGCCCATCCGTCAGAGTTTTCTAATACTGACATCACAGCCCAAGCCCCACTTCAGACATTTGCCCCAACAGCGACTGAACCACCACCCAGAGTGTACAACAGCGAGTATGAGACTGGTGCTGCAGAAGTGCCATTTAGTGCATCTATGAGCGAGTCTTCACCCACTGGAATAGGAGACAATATTGTAGTAG AGCCTGAACCAATCCTCGAAGAAACAAAACAGAAACCGGTCACGTATGATGAGCTGAGGGACCAGAATAGAGACTCCTTCCACAAAGCGGGTTTGGCATCTTCTAGAGCACCTGTACAGGAGAAGAAGCCCTGGAAAGAAG TGAAAAAGAACAAATACGGCGATGTGTGGGAAGAATGA